AGGGAAGGCTGGGTCAGGGGAACATGCCTGGAGTGAAGGGCCAGTACAACCCACGTGATCTGCTTATACCACCCGCCCCAACAGCTTTGTTCCAGCCCAGTGACTGTGGCTACTGCCTTTGTTATTGTCTTTCATTCACACCTTTTCTCATGCCTTTATCAAGGATCTTGGTATAAAAACTGCACAtttttgaaacaataaaaattttgcATATGTCAAAAAGCATCTCAATACACCAAAAATTCTGAAGCTATTAGCAGAAAACAAGGTATATAGGCAGAAGCAAGGTATTTTGGGGGAAAGGACACCAAAATAGCTTAGGAAATAAAGCCAAAAATTGACCAGTGGGATTTGTGTGaaattaacaacaacaagaacaactgcataacaaaggaaacaacaacagaagAGATAATCTatggaatggaagaaaatattttcttaactgTATCTTTGACAGCAAAATTAATATCTAGGAAATAAAGAAGACTAAATACTGCTAAACCAaacaattcaataaataaataggttgCTAAGCAATCGGTTCTGAAATATGACATGAAAGGGATCAATAAGCATGAAAAAATACTAGATGttattagccatcagggaacagCAAATTAAAAGTACACTGATATTTAGTCTCAATGTAGTCAGAATGACCATTATTAAGAGCAAAAATAGCAACAAGTGTAGAAAAAGATGTAGGAAAAGGAGAACACACATGCATCATTGATAGGAATGTATATTAGTCCAAagactatgaaaatcagtgtggaagTCCCTTAAATAACTTTGTCATGTGAACCATCCAAACACCCTGAGTATATTGTTTAAGGACTATAAGACATGTACCAAATTAACACTTATACAATCATGTTTATGGCTGCACTAGTCACAATACTTAAGTTATTGAATAAGTATAGGTTTCCATCAcatataaatggataaagaaaatgtgatatatataggCAATGAAGTTTTATTCATTCATAGAGATAAATGAAATTATTCAATTTTCGGGAAAATGGATATAACTGACTGTCATTATACTGAACAAATAGATTCAGCTTGTGAAAGCAAGACATCACATTTTCTAGGTGTGGATGTATCATTCTGAGCAACTGAGCCTGGGTCTTCCCTGACCTCTTCTGATCTGGGACAGTGCCATGACCTGTCATCTCCCACTGTGGTTGATACCCTGTTCCACACATTTGGCTTGAAGCCCAAACTAGAATGTACATGTCCACCAGTGCCAGCCAAGTCCCCAGCACACAGGGATTTGATTTAATTGCTCCTTCTGGGTCCATTTAAAGAAATGTCCCTGAACATCCTCCCAAGTGTTTTCCATGGACTGGGACAAGTGTTACTAAGGATGAGCCTAAAATTATTGGCAATACGAGCTCAAATAGGGTGACAAAAAGCTCCATCTGGCTGTCACAGTTAATCAGTTCCACCATGTTGCCAACTTCATCTGTGGTTGACAAAGAGAAAGTCACACATGCAATGTGTTAGCTGCACAAAGATGACGTTTTGTCAAGGTAAGTGTGAGTATTTCAAAGATCATTTGTTCCATGGGGTAACATAAAACATTGGGGGAAACTTGACTTGTAACCATGCCTGCTTAATATTAATGAATGATATAAAAACAGCCCTTGTTGATTTAACCAAATGTATTTAGTTTTGTAGCACGAGTAACATGGAATTATTTTTTCTAGGTATTATTACTGTTTGACCCATAAATGTGATGACAATGATGTGAATGAGAAGCCAAATGTGGCTGAATTTAAGGTTGTATGCCGCATTACAGCCAGAAAAACACCCATGCTAGTTGTTGATAGGTAATTGTTTTTTGACCCTTTTATAACATTTCCTAGACTTCAGGTAGATTGGTGTTACACAACAAAGAATTCTGGCCTGGAATCCAAAAGTTTGGTATTGAACACTAGCCTTGTCCAGTGATGCTCCATGATTGAGACAGGCCATTTAGAGTGACCTTATAAATACACTGaacaaagtcattttgatttaaaGCTAAGTACTTGAAATTTTATCATCTTctgatttttagttttctgtgCTAAAATACACTTAGAGTATGATCATGTTTCTTCATATATAATAAAAGTACATTGAATAAACTATATAGTGTTTCCAAAAACCTTGAGCTCCTATAGAGATTTTAAAACGAGGATGTAGTAAATTTCTCATTCTTAACCAGCACAAGACAGTAAATactttatttatgaaataatgaACCATGAACTAGaactaaaattaaattacacTAAAAGTAAGTTGTGATCTATGTAAAATTCAACTCACCTTCAGGAAAAAACATGAAATCAAATTTTTAACTTTGGGGACTCTGAGTACAGTTGTGTTTCTGCAGTGATGAAATTCacagtgtgtgtttattttctagGAGGCTAAACCACTAGAGGATTCGGCATGTGGGTAAGATGACCCTTGTTTAACTATGCAGTGTGTGATCATCGTGCTGTCTGGATGTGGCAGGAGTGTGCAAAGGGTAGCTGATAGCTGAAGCCCCGCTCTTTCCACTCGCATCCTTAGTGACAATTTTGTGAACTGCGGTGAGAACTGAACACAGTAGAATTCTCACAGGAGAGTCAGCTTTGTTCTTTGCAGGGAAAGGAGATGTCATGGTCACTCTCATGGACACTCTTGGCAACCTGATTCCTTGCCTCCCGGTTGTCTAGCTGGACAAGGGGACTGTCCACCTTGTCTGAAAATCACTTGAGGTGGGTAGTTACCTGCAGGGCAATCTGTCCCTGCAATCTAAAAGCGTTTGTTGGAACTACTCTATCACTGCGAAGATCCTTCATTTGTGTTGGAGGTTCTTTAGTTTTTCTTATCCTCACTTTGGAACTGAGGAAAAAGAATAAGGCTCAAATTTACTCTGTGgtgggttttcttgttgtttggtaACATGTGTGACAGATGAAGTGTTCTACTGCTCTGGGAGTGTAGGGAATGGAGGCTCTTGTCTCCTTTGGGTGTAGCTATGACAACAATACTATAAGTCaatctgtagtgtgtgtggtggaggGACCTCGATGGCTGCAGTTATCAGAGTGTAAATATCTAGTGCAGAGTGCAGACACCTAGACCCTCTAAGCCAACAGCCCTCCTTTTCATCCTGACTTGTTTTCTCAGCTCAGAGTTTCTGCCTCCCTTGCTGATGAACAGCTCACTCTTTGGTCTTTGGTGACAAACACACAATGtcacatttatttctcttgaTCCAAATCATACATTGAGAAAAAAACCCAACTATTTAATCTTTTTCtctcaaacaaaaatgaagttAGTGTAACACGAACATTGTCCTTATTTCACTCATCCAAACAATTGGGGCGTCTGATCCTCAGATGCCTGAAAGATACTGAGATGAAGGCCCAGCGTCCACCAGCACTGGTCTTTCTTATGTCATCCGTTGCTTTACATCACCGCAACACCATGATCTTCTGTTGGAAGGACACTTGTCACCTTACAGAAGAGCAATGTGACTTAAACTGTAGCTGACATTTAGACATTTTTCAAAAGCatttaatgttttgaaattttggCAAAAAAAGTAATTATTAGTTAAAAATGAATGCATTCTTACACTTTTAATGACTAAGGGATTGAAAAGAAGGAAAGCACAGATGAGGTTACACACATGCTGGTTTTCTCTCCAGTCACAGTGCACACTGCCTGAAGAATAAATATGTGGTTGCTGTTTTTTGGGCTAGATGTTCTTTAGCAATGAAATAACAGAGTTGAATATAAAGCATAGCATTTATGCCAAAAAAATACATGGTCATTTGGACCAAGTTAGAGAGCCAGCTTTGTAACAGGTCACCTGCAGTGGATACTAGAACAACGTTCAGCATAGAATATTGAGGGTTCATAAAAGAGAGAGTGGCCCTTTCTCCATGGGGAGAGGTCGTGTGGAAAGAGGAACAGATGATCCATTTAGAGTTTGAGGAGAAGGGCCTCATGGCTGAGGAGATTGTAGGAACTGAAAGTCTGATGGGACTTAGTGCATTCGCAGTGagatggctgtggctgtggctgtggctacgGCTGTGGCTGTGCCCAtttctgtgtctatgtctatgtctgtgactctgtctatgtctatgtctgtgactctgtctatgtctatgtctgtgactctgtctatgtctatgtctgtgactgtgtacatgtctgtgtccATGCCTGTGTCTGTGGCTTTGACGGTTGAGACAGGTGAGAAGAGTCTGCAGAGCAGGAGGTTCCACTGTACTGTGCGGGAGTCTTTTCCCTGTCAACAGTGAGGAGTTGCTGAATCATTAGAAGCTCTTATGATACACCCGCCTTTCAGAAAAGCTGCTttagagaaaaatcagaaaacacattAGCAAAAACAACGAAATGAAAACCAATCCTGGACTGTTATGCATGTTATTTTGCCATCAGATACATACACTAAATGCCTTTTGATTAGTGTTTGCTTTAACTCTCAACAGTTgtgcatattattttaaattttccaatgcATTTTCAAAGTAAGAGGCTGTCAGTGCATCATTTTGATAAGTATCCAACACCACAGTGATAAACTCAACTTGAAGAGTATTAGTGGCATTGTAATTCCAAGTCCTAAATATTTTTACTCTGagaagtttttttattattattatttacccAAGAAAAATTTCCAGAAATGGAAGTATTGCTCAGATTCAaaactggggtgtgtgtgtacgtgtgtgtgtgtgtgtgtgtgtgtgtgttctggtgcACTTGTATGTGTAGATACCTATGACCAAATGCATATGGAAGCCATAGCACAACTTGGGACACTGTTCCTCAAGCCCCATCCTTCCTAATTTTTTGAGGCCATGTGAATGCTAAGTCAGTAACCTTCCTAAGTTGATCAAATCCCGTATGACAGACTGgtgctttgatttgatttgtttctcTTTGGCTGAGGGTGATTGAGAATTAATGAGCCTAACTGGTGACtcatacttatttttttatgatGAATGATCACACTCTGTTTCTGTAGAAGTGAGATGTTTGTCTTAGTATATTGCAAGAAAGTTGTATGTTGTCATTCATTCAGGCCATGTTGTCAGGAATGAATGAAGCATGGCAATGACATTTCTTAAGAAACCTTTCATCTCTTTTTCTAGCCCTGAAATCTTATGAAAACATGGGTCGAAAATCATCTAATAGTCTCTGATATCCTTGTCAGTCACGGACAATGAGAAACCAGACCCTGGTGACAGAGTTCATCCTTCGGGGCTTCTCTGAGCACCCACAGTACCAGCTGCCCTTAtttatctgtttcctttctctttactCTGTGGCCCTCCTAGGTAATGTTCTTATCATCTTGGCCATCACCTGCAACCCTGGGCTCCACACCCCCATGTACTTTTTCTTGTTGAATTTGGCTACCATGGATATCATCTGCACCTCCTCCATTATGCCAAAGGCCCTGAAGGGTCTGGTGTCAGAGAGGAACCCCATCTCCTATAGTGGCTGCATGGCCCAGCTCTATTTCCTTACATGGGCTGCATCCTCAGAGTTGCTCCTTCTTACCGTCATGGCCTATGACCGTTATGCAGCCATCTGTCATCCTCTGCATTATGGCAACATGATGAGCAAAGCATTTTGCAGCGTGTTGGCTGCTGGAGTGTGGGCGCTCTGTGCTTTCAACACAGCCATTCACACAGGACTGATGACACGCTTGAATTTCTGTGGCCCCAATGTCATTACACATTTCTTCTGTGAGGTACCACCTTTGCTCCTTCTCTCCTGTAGCTCCACCTATGTGAACAGTGTCATGATTGTCTTGGCTGATGCTTTTTATGGCATATTGAACTTCCTGATGACCATTGTGTCATATGGCTTCATCATCTCCAGCATCCTGAAGATGCGCACctcagaagggaagaagaaagcctTCTCTACCTGCTCTTCCCATCTCATTGTGGTGTGCATGTATTACACTGCTGTCTTCTATGCCTACATAAGCCCTGTCTCCAGCTACAACCCAGAGAAGAGCAAAGTGGCTGGTGTACTGTACACCATG
This is a stretch of genomic DNA from Cricetulus griseus strain 17A/GY chromosome 8, alternate assembly CriGri-PICRH-1.0, whole genome shotgun sequence. It encodes these proteins:
- the LOC103161724 gene encoding LOW QUALITY PROTEIN: olfactory receptor 13A1 isoform X3 (The sequence of the model RefSeq protein was modified relative to this genomic sequence to represent the inferred CDS: inserted 1 base in 1 codon) codes for the protein MKTWVENHLIVSDILVSXRTMRNQTLVTEFILRGFSEHPQYQLPLFICFLSLYSVALLGNVLIILAITCNPGLHTPMYFFLLNLATMDIICTSSIMPKALKGLVSERNPISYSGCMAQLYFLTWAASSELLLLTVMAYDRYAAICHPLHYGNMMSKAFCSVLAAGVWALCAFNTAIHTGLMTRLNFCGPNVITHFFCEVPPLLLLSCSSTYVNSVMIVLADAFYGILNFLMTIVSYGFIISSILKMRTSEGKKKAFSTCSSHLIVVCMYYTAVFYAYISPVSSYNPEKSKVAGVLYTMLSPTLNPLIYTLRNKEVKAALRKLFPFLKN